DNA sequence from the Glycine soja cultivar W05 chromosome 18, ASM419377v2, whole genome shotgun sequence genome:
AAGTAACTCAGAATAGATCCAGAATTCACAACGGATACAGCTTAATATTTTTCCAACCTTTCTGATaacacctattttttttttcattccatcttcaaaaaatatccaaacaatagATTGATAACTTTATTCCAATCATTCACTATTTCTATTTCCTACCTCATCACTACCACTCCACAAAAGAGAGAAagcacaatttattttaaagcaaAACTCATTGAATTGTTTAACAAACCACTTAGCTCAAAAGCCATATCTCACACTCTCCCTCTTCAATAATCCATTAAACAAACAATTTGTATCATTCTGTCATCCCAATTCCCAAGTAACCTTGacataaattttacaaaatttcaaaagcaAGGTGAAACCCAACTTCCAAAcaagataaaattgaatttaatactAACAAAAGCatcacacaaaaaaattaatggaacaGGGGGAACCTGAAGATTATTGGTTTTGATGTAAAACCAAACGCACTTAAAACAGCCTAAGCGGGAAATCTGAGACTGACCCACAAATTCTCTTAGCGTGGATGGAAGGTTGACGAGGTCAATCAAGTTGGCAAGCTTCTTAGGGTTATCAGTGATGGCTTTCTTCATGCGTTGAGGAAGCATTTTTGCTTTGAATCCCTGAAATTTAAAGCCCAAGTGGAGTTGAAGCTTAGTAGAGAAATAGAGAGGGCTAGTATGGTTGGGGTTTGAAGGATGCTATGGAATGAATGAAGAGTAGAGTAAGAGCAATGTTTTAAAAACCAGACCAGTCATCGATTGGGTCAGGGCACTGGTTTAATGGTTGAACCAGTGGCTCACTAATTGAACCAGGGCCCGatctctattaaaaaaattgaaaattttacacCTGCCTTAATTTGATCGAATTCAAAGAATTCAATTAAACAATTGATCAACAACAAAACAATACTAAGTTTCATGTGGCAATAGCCAAACCAAACAAACCCaaaacttcaaaatcaattattttacaattacattcaattcttaataattattcttttaaaatcaaTCTCCAAAGCCAAACCCAAATGGGAAATGCTCGATCACCTTACTGCTCTATGAAACCAACCAAGCTAAACTCTTCATACTGTTCTACCTTACTGTTTTATATAAAACAAGCCCCATGAACCGCCaagttattatatatacaaTTCAGAAAGCAATCCTAGGTAACAATGGTATGGAACACAATATTATCAAGATATGTCATGTGAGAGTTTAATTCTGTTTTGGCTTTGTATATAAGAGAGagtaacataattttaaaattctgttataAGTGCTAGCTTAAGAGTGAAGGGTTGttactttgttttgtttgtatAAAAGGACAATCATACATCTTAATAAAGTGGTTGTTTTTCATTCTATCATTTTCAGTCTCTAGTGCTATTCCTAGTAGGTGTGCAATTCTGTGCAATTCTGTGCTTAGAAAACAGTGAGTGATACAAGAGTGAATGTGTGAGGGAGTGAATTGCATCTCTTGCAATTGAGTGAGGAACAGTGTGTgttccaacaattggtatctagAGCATTGGTTTCGATAGAAGGGGCAAGAATCGTTAAAGAAAGGTTCTTGGAGGTGTTCTTGAAGGAGTTCTTTGATGGCTGCAGTATCTGGCTCAATTCCTGCAAATCTACCAGTTCTCACAGGAAAGAACTATGAAAATTGGAAGATTCAGATCAGGGTGGTGATGCGATTCCAAGGGGTTTGGGAGTTCGTAGAAGAAGGTTATATACCTGTGGGAGAGAGAGCAACAGAGGAACAAAAGGCTGCtgatagagaaaaagaaaagaaagattgcaAGGCACTTTTCATTTTGCACCAAAGTGTAGATGCTGCTAACTTTGAAAAGATAGCAATGGCTCAAACCTCCAAAGAAGCATGGGACATTCTGCAGAAATCTCATGATGGAGCCACAAAAACCAAGAAGATCAAGCTGCAAACTCTGAGGAGACAATATGAACTACTACAAATGGAAAAGAATGAATCAGTTGCTGAGTACATCACAAAAGTGCAGCAGTGGTGAATTCAATGAAGGGCTATGGAGAAAAGATAACTGTGCAATCAGTTGTAGAGAAGGTGCTTAGAACCATGCCACCCAAGTTTGACCATATTGTGTAGCCATCGAGGAATCCAAAAATCTTGAAGAGCTTAGCCTAGAGGAATTGCAGGGATCTTTGGAATCTCATGAACAGAGAATGAATGAAAGgataaatgagaagaaaagtgaACAAGCCTTGCAAGCACGGTCTAATCCAAAGAAGCATGGTGATAGatggaagaaagagaaaactGAAGGGAAGAGCAATAAATGGAGGGGAAATCAGAACAGTGATAAAGACCACAAGAAAGGAGGGGGATCCAATTCCCAAAACTCttcaaatagaaagaagtttgACAAAAGAAGTATTCAATGCTTTAACTGTCAAAAGTTTGGGCATTTTGCTGATGAGTGTTACAGAAAACCCAATAACAAAAGAGAACCTAAAGGTGATGATGCAAAATTGGCTcaggaagaagatgatgacaTTGAACAGGTACTGCTAATGGTAACTACTCAAATTGAAGGGGCAAGTGATAATTGTTGGTACCTAGACACAGGTTGCTCCACTCATATGACAGGAAGAAGAGAATGGTTTCTCAACCTTGATCAATCTGTGAAGAGCCAAGTCAAATTTGCAGATGATAGAATCTTGAGTGCTGAAGGAATTGGGAAGGTCCTTATCAAAACAAAGGATGGAGGTCAGTCTTGCATCACTGATGTACTCTTTGTACCAGGTATGAAAAGTAATCTACTCAGCTTAGGTCAATTATTAGAAAAGGGCTTTATGACTAAGCTTGAAAACAAGATGTTGAGAGTGTTTGACAGAAATCACAAGCTCATTTTGAAGTcccctctttcaaaaaatagaaCATTTAAAATTGAGATTGATGTGATAGAACAAAAGTGCTTTACTACTACAGTAAACAGTGAAGAGTGGTTATGGCATTACAGATTtggtcatttaaattttagagatcTGATTAAGCTAAACTCAAGAGAAATGGTGCTGGGTTTGCCTCAGATCAAGCCTCCTAGTGAAGTATGTGATGGTTGTTTACAGTGTAAGCAATCAAGAAGCACTTTCAAACAAAATGTACCAATCAGGGCAAAAGAGAAACTTGAGGTGATTTACTCTGATGTGTGTGGCCCTATGCAAACTGAATCTCTGGGTGGAAACAGATACTTCATATCCTTTATTGATGAATTGACTAGGAAAGTATGGGTTTACCTAATAAGAAGGAAGAGTGATGTCTTTGAAGTCTTTGAGAAGTTCAAAAATATGGCAGAAAAGCAAAGTGGCTCATTGATCAAGATATTGAGAACAGATGGTGGTGGTGAATATGTTTCTACAGAATTTCAAGAATTTTGTGATCAAGAAGGCATAATTCATGAAGTGACTCCTCCCTACACACCTCAACATAATGGAGCtgtagaaagaaaaaacagaacCATAATGAATATGGTAAGGAGCATGTTGAAAGGCAAGAGTTTGCCCAAGTACTTGTGGGGAGAGGCAGTGTCTACAGCTGTCTTCATCTTGAATAGGAGCCCTTCAAAGAGATTGGAAGGAATAACACCTGAAGAAGCTTGGAGTGGTGCTAAACCAAATGTGAGCCATTTCAGAATTTTTGGATCACTTTGTTTTAGGCATATCCCATATCAGTTAAGAAGGAAGCTAGATGATAAAGGTGAACAAATGATCTTACTCGGATATCACTCAACTGGAGGCTATAAGCTGTTTGATCCGAAGAGTAAGCAGATAATAATCAGTAGG
Encoded proteins:
- the LOC114395631 gene encoding uncharacterized protein LOC114395631 — encoded protein: MLPQRMKKAITDNPKKLANLIDLVNLPSTLREFVGQSQISRLGCFKCVWFYIKTNNLQFPTCKYKPSSAAPACDIGYCLLTVR